In Gemmatimonadota bacterium, the following are encoded in one genomic region:
- a CDS encoding type II toxin-antitoxin system VapB family antitoxin, protein METNLSIDLDLLDKAFQIGGEKTKKETVNQALREFIARREQKRILDLFGQLDWDEAYDYKRERSRR, encoded by the coding sequence ATGGAAACAAACCTCTCAATAGATCTCGATCTGCTCGACAAGGCGTTTCAGATCGGTGGCGAGAAAACGAAGAAGGAAACTGTGAATCAGGCCTTGCGGGAATTCATTGCACGTCGCGAGCAGAAGCGGATTCTCGACCTGTTCGGTCAACTCGACTGGGACGAAGCCTACGACTACAAGCGGGAACGGTCACGCCGATGA
- a CDS encoding SprT family zinc-dependent metalloprotease produces the protein MTKERHWIQYGEHRITFSVVRRERKTLEIGVEPDATVVVAAPCNASIEAISEKVRRRAAWVRRQQRFFSQFLPRMLERRFISGETHLYLGRQYRLKVIACEKPGVKLIRGFIVVRSREPGRSELTRGLVEKWYRDRARVKFTERLEVNLLRFADPDSFRPRALIIRTMRRRWGSLSDSSRLVLNRRLIEAPGDGIDYVITHELCHIAEPHHGSRFYELLDGVMPDWGKRKERLERSVGGRM, from the coding sequence TTGACGAAGGAACGGCACTGGATTCAATACGGTGAGCATCGCATAACTTTCTCCGTTGTGCGCCGCGAACGGAAGACCCTGGAGATCGGTGTCGAACCAGACGCTACTGTTGTCGTGGCCGCGCCTTGCAACGCGTCGATAGAGGCCATCTCCGAAAAAGTTCGCAGACGGGCGGCCTGGGTGCGTCGCCAGCAGCGGTTTTTCTCCCAGTTTCTTCCGAGGATGCTCGAACGGCGCTTCATCTCGGGAGAAACCCATCTCTACCTCGGAAGACAATACCGTCTCAAGGTGATTGCGTGCGAGAAGCCCGGCGTCAAGTTGATCCGGGGCTTCATCGTCGTGCGAAGCCGCGAACCTGGTCGGAGCGAGTTGACCCGTGGCCTGGTCGAAAAGTGGTACCGGGACCGGGCGCGGGTCAAGTTCACCGAAAGGCTAGAAGTGAACCTGTTGCGGTTCGCGGATCCGGATTCATTCCGGCCTCGGGCACTAATCATCCGGACCATGCGTCGCCGGTGGGGATCCCTGTCGGACTCTTCCAGGTTAGTACTAAATCGTCGGTTGATCGAAGCGCCGGGTGATGGCATCGACTACGTGATCACCCATGAACTCTGTCATATCGCCGAGCCCCACCATGGATCACGATTCTATGAGTTGCTGGACGGCGTTATGCCGGACTGGGGGAAGCGGAAGGAACGGTTGGAGCGGAGTGTCGGTGGGCGGATGTGA
- a CDS encoding AbrB family transcriptional regulator, which translates to MVELKVRKFGNSLGVVLPKEVVNRLRTKDGEPLFLTEGPDGSYKLTPYDPNFAEKMAKVEEIIDRYRNTLHVLAK; encoded by the coding sequence ATGGTCGAACTCAAAGTCCGAAAATTCGGCAACTCGCTTGGTGTCGTCCTGCCCAAGGAGGTCGTCAATCGGCTGCGCACGAAGGACGGGGAGCCACTGTTCCTCACCGAAGGACCGGACGGCAGCTATAAGTTGACGCCCTACGATCCGAATTTTGCAGAGAAAATGGCTAAGGTCGAAGAGATCATCGACCGCTATCGCAACACGCTCCATGTCCTGGCCAAGTGA
- a CDS encoding type II toxin-antitoxin system death-on-curing family toxin, with the protein MTDPVWIETRDAMMLHDRLIALHGGVAGVRDKGLLQSALARARQIYAYSDSPDLIEMAMAHTASIVRNHPFVDGNKRTGFVVGILFLELNGYHFTATQECAAQSVIELAAGSLDEAGYTAFLRANVETQSEDRR; encoded by the coding sequence GTGACGGACCCGGTCTGGATAGAAACACGCGACGCAATGATGTTGCACGACCGCCTGATCGCGCTGCACGGCGGTGTGGCAGGGGTGCGCGACAAAGGCTTGCTGCAATCGGCTTTGGCCCGGGCGCGGCAAATCTACGCCTATTCGGATTCGCCCGATCTCATCGAAATGGCGATGGCCCATACAGCGAGCATCGTGCGCAACCATCCATTTGTCGATGGCAACAAGCGTACCGGCTTTGTGGTCGGCATCCTGTTCCTGGAGTTGAACGGATATCACTTCACCGCCACGCAAGAGTGCGCGGCACAGTCCGTTATAGAACTGGCGGCTGGATCACTTGACGAAGCGGGCTACACGGCGTTCCTGCGCGCGAATGTCGAAACGCAGAGCGAGGATCGGAGGTAA
- a CDS encoding phytanoyl-CoA dioxygenase family protein: MSTMTEEQKFFFDLKGWILVPSVLTETEVEEMKAEVYAAVEPDYKGRNSDLKQGFQGKLADLLDHPAVVGILNEILTEPPFVGDDHYGFRCENSFLMAREPGWESTVKGTGLPHVVRPPQQANAMRYQVQGGKIFAGLTRVVWELEEVRAGYGGTSFLSGSHKAHFNYGGPDRYRPNISESPWEESLYAAMEDYSCPPGSMLVFTESLIHAANDWTNTDNRRCAVFNCYNSIWAQWHRLNLDHEIIDKMPPKRQSLFRGTWQLGGDGNRTYSLDNRSV; encoded by the coding sequence ATGTCGACCATGACCGAAGAGCAGAAGTTCTTCTTCGACCTGAAGGGCTGGATCCTCGTGCCGTCCGTGCTGACGGAGACCGAGGTCGAGGAGATGAAGGCCGAGGTGTACGCCGCGGTTGAGCCGGACTACAAGGGCAGGAACAGCGACCTGAAACAGGGTTTCCAGGGCAAGCTGGCCGATTTGCTCGATCACCCGGCCGTGGTGGGCATTCTCAACGAGATCCTGACCGAGCCGCCCTTCGTGGGGGACGACCACTACGGTTTCCGCTGCGAAAATTCCTTCCTCATGGCGCGGGAACCCGGCTGGGAATCGACCGTCAAGGGCACCGGGCTGCCCCATGTCGTACGCCCTCCGCAACAGGCCAACGCCATGCGCTACCAGGTGCAGGGCGGCAAGATCTTCGCGGGACTCACCCGGGTGGTATGGGAGCTGGAGGAGGTCAGGGCGGGGTACGGCGGCACTTCCTTTCTGAGCGGCTCGCACAAGGCCCATTTCAACTATGGCGGTCCGGATCGGTACCGCCCCAACATCAGCGAATCTCCGTGGGAAGAAAGCCTCTACGCCGCCATGGAGGATTACAGTTGTCCGCCGGGGTCCATGCTGGTTTTTACCGAGAGCCTCATCCACGCGGCGAATGACTGGACCAATACGGACAACCGGCGCTGCGCGGTGTTCAACTGCTACAACTCGATCTGGGCGCAGTGGCACCGGCTCAACCTCGACCACGAGATCATCGATAAGATGCCTCCGAAGCGCCAGTCCCTCTTCCGCGGCACGTGGCAGTTGGGGGGTGATGGGAACCGAACCTACTCGCTGGACAACCGGTCGGTGTAG
- a CDS encoding mandelate racemase/muconate lactonizing enzyme family protein, which produces MTEVPGGLDAVSPHPPSVPESSDLKITAVETLIPDDIMPGLILLRIHTDAGIVGHGETYYIPHAVAAVIHDWLARRLIGSDPCSIEHHWRFFYERFSAFGSRGAEMRALSAVDLALWDLLGQACGRPAWQLLGGRAREAVRVYNSCGGPTYGRRPPGAPSEQGWPGHGDIGKPGPLEDNWAAHNAAGDLAEELVAEGYTGMKFWTFDRAYRAHGGSYLPMATVRECVKPLEEVRKRVGDRIEILLDGHGFFQLPAALRIAEAVRDLNLMWLEDVMRLDNVDTLRDFRDKAGVPLAVSEMYISREDYRHVLEKNAADYLMVDPTWVGGISETRRLAEMAQGYNVPAAMHDCTGPLTLFAGIHVATAVPNVVIQESVRAHIRTFYDLLIEPNVVIENGFAQPPEGPGLGTRLRPELFDPGHPGYRITRI; this is translated from the coding sequence ATGACCGAAGTACCCGGCGGCCTGGATGCCGTTTCGCCACACCCCCCTTCCGTCCCGGAAAGTTCCGACCTGAAGATCACCGCCGTGGAAACCCTCATCCCCGACGACATCATGCCGGGGCTGATTCTGCTGCGGATCCACACCGACGCCGGCATCGTCGGCCACGGCGAAACCTACTACATTCCCCACGCGGTGGCCGCCGTCATCCATGACTGGCTTGCCCGCCGGTTGATCGGCAGCGATCCTTGTTCGATCGAGCACCACTGGCGGTTCTTCTATGAAAGATTCAGCGCCTTCGGCTCGCGGGGCGCCGAGATGCGGGCCCTCAGCGCCGTCGACCTGGCGCTCTGGGACCTCCTGGGCCAGGCGTGCGGCCGGCCCGCCTGGCAACTCCTGGGCGGAAGGGCCCGCGAAGCCGTACGGGTCTACAACAGCTGCGGAGGTCCCACCTATGGACGCCGGCCGCCGGGGGCGCCTTCCGAACAGGGTTGGCCCGGACACGGCGACATCGGCAAGCCCGGTCCGCTGGAAGACAACTGGGCAGCCCATAACGCAGCGGGCGACCTGGCCGAGGAACTGGTGGCGGAAGGCTACACGGGCATGAAGTTCTGGACCTTCGACCGGGCGTACCGGGCCCACGGCGGGAGCTACCTCCCCATGGCCACGGTCCGGGAATGCGTGAAGCCCCTGGAGGAGGTGCGTAAGCGGGTGGGCGACCGGATCGAGATCCTGCTGGACGGACACGGATTCTTCCAGCTTCCCGCCGCCCTGCGCATCGCCGAGGCCGTGCGGGACCTGAACCTGATGTGGCTCGAAGACGTCATGCGCCTGGACAACGTGGACACGCTCAGGGATTTCCGCGACAAGGCGGGCGTGCCGCTGGCCGTGAGCGAGATGTACATCAGCCGGGAGGACTACCGGCACGTGCTGGAGAAGAACGCCGCCGACTACCTCATGGTGGACCCCACCTGGGTGGGCGGCATCAGCGAGACCCGCCGCCTTGCCGAGATGGCCCAGGGGTACAATGTGCCGGCGGCGATGCACGACTGCACCGGCCCGCTTACCCTCTTCGCGGGTATCCACGTCGCCACCGCCGTACCCAACGTCGTCATCCAGGAATCGGTCCGGGCCCACATCAGGACCTTCTACGACCTGCTCATCGAACCCAACGTCGTCATCGAGAACGGTTTCGCCCAGCCGCCGGAGGGACCGGGCCTGGGTACCCGCCTGCGGCCGGAACTCTTCGACCCGGGACATCCGGGTTACCGGATTACGCGGATATAG
- a CDS encoding phytanoyl-CoA dioxygenase family protein, translated as MLSVDILEASEVERAAAIFHRDGFVCVANPLSEEQFALNRSGAERVMAEQEKQFGRENMNRGYARHSFGSQLHNWEWCILVELPTILPIIETIWGSDDFTCTGAGGDYSLPGAKVQHLHSDRNADFFNDPQGRVTHSDVPAPFIVINFTMVDFTVENGAIRFIPGTHRSPAPIPSLDEEPEWMRNNHLCAPANTAIVRDVRCWHGGTANNSDMKRPMTSVGYHAPWFRAVEEKTLPRKHYDRLSARGQWLCRHIVEVA; from the coding sequence ATGCTAAGCGTCGATATACTTGAAGCGAGCGAAGTTGAACGCGCCGCCGCGATATTCCACCGGGACGGATTCGTCTGCGTGGCGAATCCCCTGAGCGAGGAACAATTCGCCCTGAACCGTTCCGGCGCCGAGCGCGTGATGGCAGAGCAGGAAAAGCAGTTTGGACGCGAGAACATGAACCGGGGTTATGCGCGCCATTCATTCGGAAGCCAGTTGCACAACTGGGAATGGTGCATCCTGGTCGAATTGCCCACGATCCTGCCCATTATCGAGACGATCTGGGGGAGCGACGACTTCACCTGCACGGGCGCGGGCGGCGACTACTCCCTGCCCGGCGCGAAGGTCCAGCACCTGCACTCTGATCGGAACGCCGACTTTTTCAACGATCCACAGGGGCGAGTCACCCACAGCGATGTTCCGGCACCCTTTATCGTAATCAACTTCACCATGGTGGATTTCACCGTGGAAAACGGCGCGATCCGATTCATTCCAGGCACCCACCGGTCACCCGCGCCGATCCCCTCGCTGGACGAGGAACCGGAGTGGATGCGCAACAACCACCTGTGCGCGCCGGCGAACACGGCCATCGTCCGGGACGTGCGCTGCTGGCACGGCGGCACGGCGAATAACTCCGACATGAAGCGGCCGATGACCAGCGTGGGATATCACGCGCCGTGGTTTCGTGCCGTCGAGGAGAAAACCCTGCCGAGGAAACACTACGACCGGCTGTCCGCCCGGGGCCAATGGCTTTGCCGGCATATCGTAGAGGTAGCGTGA
- a CDS encoding Ig-like domain-containing protein, with product MANRTNCRSDFLFFFLFSVLLLPQGCGKETPPTRPPDPVPARIVISPPSGTLTALGQTLQLNADVLDTEGNRLPGYAIIWNSTSTAVASVDRTGLVTARSDGTTMIVAAWGEIRTNITVRVVRSPSRIVVTPDSVRLTSIGETATVTAVVEDAGGAEIPDAPRVWSSDDPAVASVDEQGVVTAHMHGTTRITVTSDMVSSSVEVSVGGVTTDRELLIDFYNATDGPNWKDNAGWLTERPLDQWHGITVDSAGNVVSIWLNRNGLKGHIPATLGNLTHLEVLGLVNNELVGEIPSELGNLREMRRLLLQVNQLSGSIPSSLGDLTKLVVMDLHYNRLIGEIPTTFGKLANLVYLHLGNNFLDGPIPPSIGQLDKLERVYFGQNRLVGEIPSEVGGLTSLIEIWMQGNLLTGEVPGELGSLKHLISLDLRDNAGLQGPLPRTFLERDLVFLHLFGTQVCIPRDPAFQEWRRTFHSIYALNCEAEP from the coding sequence ATGGCGAATCGCACGAACTGTCGGTCAGATTTCCTGTTCTTCTTCCTTTTCTCCGTCCTGTTGCTGCCGCAGGGCTGCGGAAAAGAGACCCCACCCACCAGGCCTCCGGACCCTGTACCTGCCCGGATAGTCATTTCACCTCCATCCGGTACACTCACCGCTTTGGGACAGACCCTGCAGTTGAACGCGGACGTGCTCGACACGGAAGGCAACAGGCTGCCCGGTTACGCCATCATCTGGAACAGCACGTCAACGGCGGTCGCATCCGTGGACCGCACCGGGCTGGTGACGGCCCGATCCGATGGAACCACGATGATTGTCGCCGCGTGGGGCGAGATTCGGACCAACATTACGGTGAGGGTAGTCCGCAGTCCGAGCCGGATCGTCGTAACGCCCGATTCGGTCCGATTGACCTCGATCGGCGAAACCGCGACGGTCACGGCGGTAGTCGAGGATGCCGGTGGCGCCGAGATTCCGGACGCGCCACGCGTATGGTCCAGCGATGACCCTGCCGTGGCCTCGGTGGATGAACAAGGCGTCGTGACGGCCCATATGCACGGCACAACGCGTATTACTGTTACGTCGGATATGGTTTCGAGTAGTGTGGAAGTCTCGGTCGGCGGAGTCACAACGGACCGTGAACTGCTTATCGACTTCTACAACGCCACGGACGGGCCGAACTGGAAGGACAATGCCGGTTGGCTCACCGAGCGGCCCCTGGATCAATGGCACGGTATAACGGTCGATTCGGCGGGAAACGTCGTGTCGATCTGGCTCAATCGCAACGGGCTGAAGGGGCACATACCGGCAACCCTCGGGAACCTGACGCATCTCGAGGTACTGGGCCTGGTGAACAATGAACTGGTTGGCGAGATTCCATCGGAACTGGGCAATCTCCGGGAGATGCGCCGCCTGCTGCTGCAGGTAAACCAGTTGTCGGGCTCCATTCCGTCTTCGCTGGGCGATCTGACTAAACTCGTTGTCATGGATCTTCATTACAATCGATTGATCGGCGAGATTCCAACTACCTTCGGCAAGCTCGCGAACCTTGTTTACCTTCACCTGGGCAACAACTTTCTCGACGGTCCCATTCCGCCGTCTATCGGGCAACTCGACAAGCTGGAAAGGGTTTATTTCGGCCAGAATAGACTGGTCGGTGAAATCCCTTCGGAGGTAGGCGGGTTGACCAGTTTGATCGAAATCTGGATGCAAGGGAACTTGCTGACCGGGGAAGTGCCCGGGGAACTGGGCAGTTTGAAACATCTGATCTCGTTGGATCTCAGGGACAACGCCGGTCTGCAGGGGCCCCTGCCGCGGACATTCCTGGAACGGGATCTGGTATTCCTGCACCTCTTCGGTACGCAGGTCTGTATTCCCAGGGATCCGGCGTTCCAGGAGTGGCGGCGTACCTTTCACAGCATCTACGCCCTTAACTGCGAAGCCGAACCCTAA
- a CDS encoding serine/threonine-protein kinase — protein sequence MNENLKDKIIRLENSSWHIEEQIDEGGFGVIHRAKSAKGERAVAKFIPKSPGAERELLFENLEDLPNVVPVLDRGEWGDKWVLIMPEADKSLSDYIEEKGGRFEVEEAKKILRNVAEALVGLVDVKDNIVHRDIKPSNILLLNHTWCLADFGISRYAEATTAVDTRKYYMTWPYAAPEQWRNERATSATDVYALGVVAYELLAGKRPFHGPQLEDYRHQHLNVDPEPLEEIPENLRSLIVECLYKVAESRPTPKNIMQRLQNVALPGSDAAKKLQQANAVVVNRRAEESRRESIAKTERARRIDLAQVAEQSLLRIVSSLNEYIMENAPNVNHAGRSWTLSQAKLSIDSLEYIGPPWRDRNHDLPFDVVCFSRVTIDIPRDSHGYEGRSHSLWYCDAKVADAYRWFETAFMYCPLRRISSAHNPFALDPEESASEALSTVSGTEFQAAWPFTAIDQGNESKFIEQWIGWFGDAASGTLYSPNYMPEKDPEGSWRRR from the coding sequence ATGAATGAGAATCTAAAAGACAAGATCATCAGGCTGGAAAACTCGAGTTGGCATATTGAAGAACAGATAGACGAAGGTGGCTTTGGAGTAATACACCGAGCAAAATCCGCGAAAGGAGAACGAGCGGTTGCCAAGTTCATTCCAAAATCTCCCGGGGCCGAACGGGAGCTTCTGTTCGAAAACCTAGAAGATTTACCTAATGTAGTACCGGTACTTGACCGGGGTGAATGGGGTGATAAGTGGGTTCTCATCATGCCGGAGGCGGACAAGTCGCTAAGTGACTATATAGAAGAAAAAGGCGGGCGATTCGAAGTTGAAGAAGCAAAGAAGATCTTACGAAATGTCGCAGAAGCCCTTGTAGGTCTGGTAGACGTAAAGGATAATATCGTCCATCGAGATATAAAACCATCGAACATCCTGTTGCTGAACCATACCTGGTGTCTCGCCGATTTCGGCATTTCGCGATATGCGGAGGCTACGACAGCTGTGGACACGCGCAAATACTACATGACTTGGCCTTACGCGGCTCCTGAGCAGTGGAGAAACGAACGCGCAACCAGTGCTACCGACGTTTACGCATTGGGAGTGGTAGCTTACGAGTTGCTTGCCGGGAAACGGCCCTTCCATGGGCCTCAACTGGAGGACTATCGGCATCAGCATTTGAATGTTGATCCAGAGCCACTTGAGGAAATACCCGAAAATCTCAGATCGTTGATCGTCGAATGTCTTTATAAGGTGGCCGAATCACGACCAACGCCGAAAAACATAATGCAACGATTGCAGAATGTTGCTTTGCCGGGCTCCGATGCGGCCAAGAAGCTTCAGCAGGCCAATGCCGTGGTGGTTAATCGGAGAGCCGAAGAGAGTCGACGAGAATCTATTGCGAAAACCGAAAGAGCACGTCGAATCGACCTCGCTCAAGTGGCTGAACAGTCTCTACTCCGTATAGTAAGCTCGCTTAACGAATACATTATGGAAAATGCTCCCAACGTAAACCACGCGGGGAGGTCGTGGACACTCAGTCAAGCAAAGTTAAGCATTGATTCATTGGAGTATATAGGACCTCCGTGGCGAGACCGTAACCACGACTTACCATTTGATGTCGTGTGTTTTTCGAGAGTAACCATTGATATCCCACGTGATTCCCACGGCTATGAAGGCAGGTCCCATTCGTTGTGGTATTGCGACGCCAAGGTGGCTGACGCGTACCGTTGGTTTGAGACGGCATTCATGTATTGCCCTTTGAGGCGCATATCCAGTGCACATAATCCATTTGCATTGGATCCTGAGGAAAGTGCTAGTGAAGCACTTTCCACCGTCTCGGGTACGGAATTCCAAGCTGCGTGGCCCTTTACGGCGATAGACCAAGGCAATGAGAGTAAGTTCATTGAGCAATGGATTGGGTGGTTTGGCGATGCTGCATCGGGAACGCTCTATAGTCCTAATTACATGCCTGAAAAAGATCCAGAGGGATCCTGGAGACGGCGTTAG
- a CDS encoding type II toxin-antitoxin system prevent-host-death family antitoxin yields MQVDLRHAKSQLSKLVELVAQGEEVVICKSGRPCVRLVPYQLDQDKRKLGAWKGKVWMAPDFDDDLEIIELFEGSSVFPNTDE; encoded by the coding sequence ATGCAGGTCGATCTACGACACGCCAAATCTCAGCTATCGAAGCTCGTGGAACTCGTTGCCCAGGGCGAAGAGGTTGTAATATGCAAATCAGGCAGGCCCTGTGTCCGGCTGGTGCCATACCAACTAGATCAGGACAAACGCAAACTCGGTGCTTGGAAGGGTAAGGTGTGGATGGCCCCCGATTTCGATGACGATCTGGAGATCATCGAGTTGTTTGAAGGTTCGAGTGTGTTTCCGAACACAGACGAGTAG
- a CDS encoding DNA cytosine methyltransferase: MKTVDSKRKSRRSVAVDLFCGAGGLSFGMKQADVQICAGIDSDPACRHPFEANVGAKFHERDVAELSADFVGSLFPDECVRILAGCAPCQPFSSYTNRTAVRERDWQLLVKFGEMVTALEPDIVTMENVSRLERYPVFDEFLRVLEDADYECSCKVIRCAEYGVPQTRRRLVLLASKLGKIHLVPATHSEDEFQTVEDTIRHLEGIEAGGASAADPMHRSSGLSMKNLERIRSSKPGGTWRDWEEGLRADCHARASGRTFPSVYGRMKWDEPGPTITTQFHGFGNGRFGHPAQDRAISLREGALLQTFPEDYSFVPTVEEVRIDALARMIGNAVPVKLGEAIGRSIVSHLETHHE; the protein is encoded by the coding sequence ATGAAAACCGTCGATTCAAAGAGAAAGTCCAGACGGTCGGTCGCCGTCGACCTCTTCTGCGGCGCCGGCGGGCTTTCCTTTGGAATGAAGCAGGCCGACGTCCAGATATGTGCCGGCATCGACAGCGATCCCGCCTGCCGGCACCCCTTCGAAGCGAACGTCGGAGCGAAGTTTCACGAGCGGGACGTTGCGGAACTTTCGGCCGATTTCGTAGGTTCGCTCTTCCCGGACGAATGCGTTCGGATACTCGCAGGTTGTGCACCGTGCCAGCCCTTCTCTTCCTACACCAACAGGACCGCAGTCCGAGAACGCGATTGGCAACTTCTCGTCAAGTTCGGAGAAATGGTTACCGCGCTGGAGCCGGATATCGTGACGATGGAGAACGTATCGCGGCTGGAACGGTACCCGGTCTTCGACGAATTCCTCCGCGTCCTCGAGGACGCAGACTACGAATGCAGTTGTAAAGTGATCCGATGTGCCGAATACGGCGTCCCGCAGACCAGGAGACGTTTGGTACTGCTTGCGTCAAAGCTCGGCAAGATCCACCTGGTGCCCGCAACGCACTCGGAAGATGAATTTCAGACGGTAGAGGATACGATCCGGCACCTGGAGGGGATAGAAGCAGGCGGCGCTTCGGCGGCAGATCCCATGCACCGATCCAGTGGCCTGTCGATGAAGAACCTGGAGCGGATTCGCAGTTCGAAACCCGGGGGTACGTGGCGCGACTGGGAAGAAGGCCTGCGGGCGGATTGCCACGCCAGGGCGTCTGGACGCACCTTCCCCAGCGTCTACGGTCGTATGAAGTGGGACGAACCCGGTCCTACCATCACGACGCAATTCCACGGATTCGGCAACGGTCGATTCGGCCATCCCGCGCAAGACCGTGCCATTTCCCTGCGCGAAGGCGCCCTCCTGCAGACCTTCCCTGAAGATTACTCCTTCGTTCCGACGGTCGAAGAGGTCCGCATAGATGCGCTCGCCAGGATGATCGGCAACGCGGTTCCAGTGAAGCTCGGAGAAGCGATCGGCAGATCGATAGTCAGCCATCTAGAGACCCATCATGAGTGA